Proteins from a genomic interval of Diprion similis isolate iyDipSimi1 chromosome 10, iyDipSimi1.1, whole genome shotgun sequence:
- the LOC124411599 gene encoding angio-associated migratory cell protein isoform X2, whose amino-acid sequence MCFVTMTPSLRCSGSVFCGALNKDGTLAATGGEDDKAYVWEVSSGRVVLDCTGHSDSVTFTEFNHDGFYLATADMNGIIQVWKMSNKILIWDYNIGDMTWMRWHPMANILFAGALSGELYMWKIPSGECKIFQSHGQRVEQGVVMRDGKRITVGYEDGTLRIFDLKSGAVLSSISSEFGHNSTITALDCNSDNNLLISGGMDGKTILSTSQSGKVTCVLQDLKANISAGGDEDAEGNAGNWVETVSFCKDPEYPVAATGTVNGQIFIWDIAKQMTRHEIQQDSGISKLVWHLNTTRLYSSGLDGVVRSFDARSGEELRSYTGHRADILDLVISRDGKTMLTTSDDSTARIFNIGDPN is encoded by the exons ATGTGTTTCGTAACCATGACG CCTTCACTCCGGTGTTCAGGGTCTGTGTTCTGTGGAGCTTTGAATAAAGATGGAACGCTAGCTGCAACTGGCGGGGAAGATGATAAAGCGTATGTCTGGGAGGTTTCCTCGGGACGAGTTGTACTTGATTGCACCGGCCATTCGGATAGTGTTACCTTTACCGAATTCAACCACGATGGGTTTTATCTGGCAACTGCGGATATGAACGGCATTATTCAGGTGTGGAAAATGAGCAACAAGATTCTTATCTGGGACTACAACATTGGCGATATGACG TGGATGCGGTGGCACCCGATGGCTAACATTCTATTCGCTGGAGCATTAAGCGGTGAATTATACATGTGGAAAATACCTAGCGgagaatgtaaaatatttcagagtCACGGTCAGCGGGTTGAACAAGGGGTTGTTATGCGTGATG GCAAACGGATCACAGTTGGTTATGAGGACGGTACACTAAGAATATTCGATCTGAAATCCGGAGCAGTACTGTCATCGATTTCCTCTGAATTTGGCCATAACTCCACGATAACCGCCCTTGACTGTAACTCTGATAATAATCTGCTAATATCAGGTGGAATGGATGGAAAAACTATTCTCTCCACTTCGCAGTCTGGCAAG gTCACTTGTGTCCTTCAAGACCTGAAAGCAAACATCTCTGCTGGTGGCGACGAAGATGCTGAGGGTAACGCAGGAAATTGGGTAGAAACGGTGTCATTTTGCAAAGATCCAGAGTATCCAGTTGCTGCCACAGGCACAGTAAATGGACAGATATTCATTTGGGATATCGCAAAACAG ATGACTCGGCACGAGATCCAGCAGGACAGTGGCATAAGCAAGCTGGTTTGGCACCTGAATACAACACGGTTGTACTCGTCGGGTCTTGACGGAGTGGTGAGATCGTTTGACGCAAGATCTGGTGAAGAGCTTCGCTCCTATACGGGACATCGCGCGGATATTCTCGATTTGGTAATCTCTCG CGATGGAAAGACGATGCTAACCACTTCGGATGACTCCACTGCCCGGATATTCAATATCGGTGATCCAAATTGA
- the LOC124411599 gene encoding angio-associated migratory cell protein isoform X1, which produces MTLTDTPPSSPSVEVEMDEDELVYVGDADEVIEALERDERNEDSEEEAESYEEQPIKDDAAYVFRNHDGSVFCGALNKDGTLAATGGEDDKAYVWEVSSGRVVLDCTGHSDSVTFTEFNHDGFYLATADMNGIIQVWKMSNKILIWDYNIGDMTWMRWHPMANILFAGALSGELYMWKIPSGECKIFQSHGQRVEQGVVMRDGKRITVGYEDGTLRIFDLKSGAVLSSISSEFGHNSTITALDCNSDNNLLISGGMDGKTILSTSQSGKVTCVLQDLKANISAGGDEDAEGNAGNWVETVSFCKDPEYPVAATGTVNGQIFIWDIAKQMTRHEIQQDSGISKLVWHLNTTRLYSSGLDGVVRSFDARSGEELRSYTGHRADILDLVISRDGKTMLTTSDDSTARIFNIGDPN; this is translated from the exons ATGACACTGACAGACACACCGCCGTCTTCTCCTTCTGTAGAAGTAGAAATGGACGAGGATGAGCTGGTATACGTCGGAGATGCTGACGAGGTTATAGAAGCCCTCGAACGAGACGAGAGAAACGAAGACTCCGAGGAAGAGGCCGAAAGTTACGAGGAACAACCGATCAAGGACGACGCCGCCTATGTGTTTCGTAACCATGACG GGTCTGTGTTCTGTGGAGCTTTGAATAAAGATGGAACGCTAGCTGCAACTGGCGGGGAAGATGATAAAGCGTATGTCTGGGAGGTTTCCTCGGGACGAGTTGTACTTGATTGCACCGGCCATTCGGATAGTGTTACCTTTACCGAATTCAACCACGATGGGTTTTATCTGGCAACTGCGGATATGAACGGCATTATTCAGGTGTGGAAAATGAGCAACAAGATTCTTATCTGGGACTACAACATTGGCGATATGACG TGGATGCGGTGGCACCCGATGGCTAACATTCTATTCGCTGGAGCATTAAGCGGTGAATTATACATGTGGAAAATACCTAGCGgagaatgtaaaatatttcagagtCACGGTCAGCGGGTTGAACAAGGGGTTGTTATGCGTGATG GCAAACGGATCACAGTTGGTTATGAGGACGGTACACTAAGAATATTCGATCTGAAATCCGGAGCAGTACTGTCATCGATTTCCTCTGAATTTGGCCATAACTCCACGATAACCGCCCTTGACTGTAACTCTGATAATAATCTGCTAATATCAGGTGGAATGGATGGAAAAACTATTCTCTCCACTTCGCAGTCTGGCAAG gTCACTTGTGTCCTTCAAGACCTGAAAGCAAACATCTCTGCTGGTGGCGACGAAGATGCTGAGGGTAACGCAGGAAATTGGGTAGAAACGGTGTCATTTTGCAAAGATCCAGAGTATCCAGTTGCTGCCACAGGCACAGTAAATGGACAGATATTCATTTGGGATATCGCAAAACAG ATGACTCGGCACGAGATCCAGCAGGACAGTGGCATAAGCAAGCTGGTTTGGCACCTGAATACAACACGGTTGTACTCGTCGGGTCTTGACGGAGTGGTGAGATCGTTTGACGCAAGATCTGGTGAAGAGCTTCGCTCCTATACGGGACATCGCGCGGATATTCTCGATTTGGTAATCTCTCG CGATGGAAAGACGATGCTAACCACTTCGGATGACTCCACTGCCCGGATATTCAATATCGGTGATCCAAATTGA